TCCTCCTGGGAAGTCTTCTTTAGAAATGAGCTCATGTTGGCATTTACCTACTTGCTAAAATGATGGTCAGTTCGAACGGTAGGCTATGAATTTTTGACATCGGTTCCTTAAATGTAATACCAATTGCCCTCATTTTCTTGAGTGGCGACACCTGACGTATTACTTAACATGACTTTTTCCTCACTCTAACTTAAAGGTTATtgccaaaattaaaattattgttgcaagatttttaaaaaaattcaaccttCTGGAATCTTGACCAGTAATTATTTCCTAGTGATAAGCTTCTGTCCCGTCTGGTATTCACCTTCCCAAAAGTATGCTTCGTATATTCCATTCCCTCCCATGCCTGCACAGTGGTTTCAGAAAACAagcatttctttcattaaatacCTACCTTTGTATCTGGCCCTGTTGAGGCAGTCTGTGGATCTAAATGAGGTTAATTAAAATCCTACATTATTACATTCTCTTACCTTAACTCACAGATCTGAAAAACAAATCCTCTTTCCTATCCTTTATAATAATAGCAATGTATTAATGAGTGACAGATTTCACGAATATAGTGATAAATCCAAATTTTGCCCTTGTAAAAATCATAAAGCCCCCGTATTTATTCAACAAGACCACTGCCATGGCCTGATAAGAATCGGACAGTGACCAGGGTTGGAGGGTTCTGCTAGTGACTGATCGTCTATGGTAACGTGAAACGGACTACCCGGTTTGCCAAATGAATGGGCCCTTTGTGGTCTTCGTCTTCTCCCACCTCTTTCCCAGTCTGGCCTCTGGAAACCGGGGCTATGACACGTCTGTCAACAGTCTCTCTACACACCTGGCTTTGTAATAAATTCAGGGAACAGGCGAGAGCACAAGTATTTATAGATTAACCACTCAGGCCGACTGGGGACCAGGTTTCTCCAGCCTTGGTAATAGCCTCCTTGAAGGCTATCCAGTAGGAAGTCTGACAAGCGGTTCTCTCCATTTTAAACATCCTAGCCTCTTCTGAAAATACGTGCAACTCGAAATGAAGATTACAAAGTATTGCTAGATTAAGTGGTCTCCTGTCATCTGTAACTAGGTCTACTGGTAAGAATGAAATCCTCACTCTGAGAACTGTACTGTTTCTGCCTGTATTTAAAtgtgaaacatatttttaaaaagctttctagTTTGGCCTTGCGTTCCTAACTGAATTGTTGCCTACACTGTTTACATATTTCCTGGGAAAAGCAGGAATTTGCACACAGGGAGAGGTTGAAATGTGCCTGAAGGAAAAAGGGTAGAGATAGCAAATGTAACCTAGTGGAACAGAAGATAAGGAACAGAGATAGTTCCAGAACTGTCTTTCATGTCCTAGAGTTCATTTGAGGAAGAGGTCTCCTTCATTTCTTTAGGAGGAAACATGGATACATATATATTGAATTGCCAAGCAGGACAACAAGACAGAGCATTCTATGATATGCCATGTAAACTAATAACCCAAATGTCATCATATGcgcaaaaaaaaagtttagcgGATCTTTGATTTTATACCAAAAATGTTAGCCTCAAGTGATTAACTAGCAATAGACAGAACTTTCCCTGGAAGTTGATTTGTCCTTTCAAATGAGATCTTTCCATCAAAAACATTCTTCCTCATCACAGAAATCTGCATTAACACATACGCAACATGTTTTATTTCACATCGGATGAAACCCGATGCTCAAAGCATGAGCACCGTGAAAGGCTTACCGAGGTGTACAGGTATCCCTCGCTGTTCATTGCCAAATACAGCTTGGTTTGAACTCCTTGGATAGCCACCACTCGAAGACCCACAGGGATGAGGTTAaacagagctgaaatcaaaaagaaCGAGAAAGCGATGTTATCATTCTGAATTCCATAGCTTTACAATGTTACCAGCAGGTGTGGCCCTCCAAAAGTAATGTGTGCTGGGTAAAACGATGTCTGTGTATTTACACATAGATAGATAGGGACTCTTCTCCCTTTTAGTGTGCTCGGTGTCTGGCTACAGTCACATGAGTGGGGAAATGGGAGACAAGCCCGTGGTTTGTGTAGTGTCGGAAGTAGGGAATCCCGATGCTTTTGGAGAGCTACAGTTTCAGGAACTGGTCTATATATTAAATGGCTTTATCCTCAACGAACTATTTTAAACCGCTCCCCTAGATGACAGCTAAAATTCACAGACATGGTTATGATCTACCAGTTGGGGAGAGATTCCTAGAATCTTAGAAAAGATACTAGTCTAACTCCCTCATCTAAATTATCTGTATTATTTCCAATGCAACAACCCAAAAATAAATCCgggccttgaaaaaaaaaaaagtcattttgtaGTCTTATGTTCCCAGAGTagtatttcagtatttcttaAAGAACCAACATTTTCTAAGATagggttggggggatgggcagtGCCTAGGTTTTCGCATCTAGTGGCAAAGGTAAAAAGAATACCAATAATGAACTTaagaggtttgtttgtttatttagcaAAATAGTTGTAAGTAGGCAGCCAGCTGGTACCAAAGAGGCCTTCATTTCTCCATTTGAAGGTTTGATTGCGTGAAACTTACACCCAGCCTCTCCTCACAATCACACACCACTCACTGGAGAAAACCAGTGGGCGTCCTCCCCCTACCAGCTGTCTACTCCCTCCTACactgtgaataaaaataaaacagtacatTTTTAAAACGTAGTGCTTGCCACACACATCTTTTGAAGCTAGCCTGTGCACCTTTCAAGAGTCATAGACCAATGTTGATGATTGTTGCCTTGGTGCGTAAGTTTACTGAAGAGGATACATTGGTCTGCTATCATTTCTGTGAACAAGAATGTAAAAGAGTCACCAAGTGGGTAAGAACAGCTTTTCTGAGATCTCTTACCTTGATGCATATCTATCCCGCTGCAGTACGTGGGGCAACATGGGTGAAAAATATTAGTGAGGAACTGAATACTTCTTGGAGGAGGCTACAATGTATATTTCCCTTAAAACCAGGGTGTTACCAGAGAGGAGCGAGGACATATTGTACAGTTCAAAATACAAGTGTTCCCACCACATGCCACTGATGGCACCTCGTTCAATGCTCATCGTATTAAAAGCTGTGCCCTTCTGTTATGTGAGGTAAAGGAAAGTGATCGCACAGATTGCAAGCCAGGATCGCATGCTATATTTGACAATGCAATGCACAGGAAAGGAGTCTGTCTCTTTGCTTATGTATATATCTCTTTCTGTTGATGATGCCTTGCTCGCAGAGGTGCTCAACACACATCTGCGGACTGACAGCAATCGGAATGGTGACAACATGACAATAGGATACTTTGGGAATGCGACAGTTCACAATCCCATTACATAAAagttcttgtttaaaaaaaaaatctgagatctaaaaaaccaaccaaaactTCCATATGGGTTTGGTGTAAAAGCCATTACCACAGTGTGCCACCAGACAACTAGAAAACCAGCCTGTGTCTGAATCCTAGTTTAGTTATAGTCATAGAGGACAGGGAgtgataaataaaattcagaactGTGTCTAGAACCTCGTTTATCACAACACTCAGAGCCTCCTTAGTTCTCTCAATGCAGCTTGtaacaagccaaaaaaaaaaaaaaaaggtaagagagagaaaaagatttgaTCATCACCACGTGCCTCAACATCTCTGGTGTGGGTTTTAATGAGCAAAAAATGCTTGAATTTCAAACATCAGAAAGCAGGAGGTAGAAGAGAAGCAAAATCCATCAGTAATTCATGCCCAGGATTATCTATTCCTGATTAATGGTGTTAACTATAGAGGAGAACATGAATTTTTCACTATGCACCACAAATTTCTGTGACACcccattcaaaagcaaaaatcagcactcgaaaacaaaacaaaacaaaaactaaagaaggcAGCAAAAGTAGACAGCAGCTAGTCATCCTAGTTTAGTCTTTTCTTTAGATATTCAAGATAGATCATAAACTGGGTTGGTTGAAAGTGTAAAGGGTCAGACTTTCCAGATAAAAACGCGAAGAAATTACATCAGGGGTAAACTTGGGCAGAATCGATATTTTCCTATGTGCCTGTGTCTCTCTAAATCTGGAGTACTTCCTCCTGGACACAAGATATCATTTCAATTAGGATGAAACTATTCTACATATGAGAAGAAAACAGTTGATTTCATTTGTGTATCTAAAACACGTTCATTAAATACCAAaaatctcttcttccctctctgtcaaagTTTCGCATCAGCTTTTAATAAACAAaagggcttttgtttcttgtttattctACCGTGTCTACATAAAACCAATTTAACTCCATCTACTACCTTAAAGGGACCATTTTCTCAGAGACATGCATAAGTTGACACTTAAGGTTTACTGGATACACATTGGATACACACTGGATACACACATCCTTCTTCATTAGCTGGGCTAAGGTCAATTTTTCAAAGGGAGCAATTAGTATTGTAAGAAGTATAGTATACTAGTATAGTAAGAAGTGTATCTTACTGCAGACTGGGGAGACCCGACACACTGAACTAGTAACACTGTCGGAGATTTGCAGGGAAAGTTGcctattcttttaaaatagccCTCATTGCACCCAAGGCAGATAATAATAAAACTGCTGCCACGAAATGTctatcatcttttcctttttagggGGAAATACATAATTTACAATGGCTGGTTTGCTCATGATGGGATTTTATTGAACTGACATCTACCCTTGTAATAAATTTATCAAAGGTCAGCTTAAATGCATAATATCAAACATATGTTTTTAGGAATAAACCTAGTTGGCAAATGTGAACGAATGTGTCTCATCGTGATTATGCTTATCACCACAGAATGAAAACATCATCAAACCATTttgaactaaatgagaaaaaaaatgacaaaaggtactaaaaagtattaaaaacaaaacaaaacaaaataaacacagtATCAGGAATATGTGTTAAGGAAACACTATATAAACAGAGTTACCGTTGAAGAAAAAACAACTTGTATTCTTGTTctactcatttaaaataattaatgaatgtCAAGGAAATTGCCCGGCTTtcgagaaaaaaaagaatcaatttacATGGCTTGACCTCCATTGTAATGATGATCAtgtgaataatcatttttatcatgaaacaaGACTGTTTCCTGATGACTTATGCCCTACAATATCCTCACTGGGGAAGATTAGCTAGTCCCCTGGCCTCTGGTGGCGTTAGGCTTCTGGGGAAGGGTCAAGTCCCACAGACCTGCTATTTCTTTTGAGGTACTTTTCACTTGAATGCTTCATGTTCTGGTAATACCACCGTCGCTTTCCCCCTTATTATTTCATTCTGCCTAAAAACACTGATTCTGATAATCAGGCGAACACTCGTTCAAGGTCTTAGAGTATCTTTAGTACACAGAAATGCCACTCATATCAGTCAGAGGTATAAGGCAAGCAAAGGCAGAAGCTATGAATGCACAGGAACTGAAGAGTAAAACCTACTACGTGATTTAAAGCTCCACTGTAGGGAACAGAGCGTTGATTTacgtacatatatgtgtgtgtccctgtgtgtgtatatatgtgtaagtGTGTGTTTATCCTAAAAGGACTGCCTAGCGTGTGATCTTGATATATTTGGCACACTGCTGTTCACAAAACACAACCAATGcactgattttaaatttttccttttaaagaaacgCATGTGAACACTAGAaccaagatatttttttctctgattttaatgTAGGGAAAATGTTACAAATAGATGGAGGGGGGAACTTGACTGGGTGGGGGGGAGCTCATGGGCAGCTAATCAGTAATGCCCAATGGACCCATTTTGCTGAAGCACTTATGAAAACAGACCGGCtcacaacccccctccccccaattccTTCCCTAGATACTGATCTGTACCTAAAATTTATCGGAATGTTTTCTAGCTGATCATTATGTACTAATGTCTGTTACACGATTACAGTAAAACCCTCTATTCACATTTGActaattttttaaacagaagagtATGCACAAAACAACATCTAAGATACTCACTGCAGAACTTCAACATCGCAAGAGTAACACAGCATTTTGCAAATACAGTGAAGAACCATTCTATGGATGTTTCTCATCTGTGGTACCACTAGGGCTTTCTTCAAGGGTAATTAAAGGTGACTTCCTCTTGGGGTCATAGCTTGGCCATCAGTCCAGGAAGCATTATTAAAAGGTGAGAAACTCTTTTGACACCTAACACTGGGACCCCCGTCTTTGGCTTTGCTGTCTGCAGCCGACCATCTCTCAAAATGCTGCAGAGGACTCCTTAGCCTTCTCACTGGCTTTCCTTGGCTGTCTTCTTAGCCGATAGAGGGGATGTTTCTAGGAAATTATCAAAGTCTGAAGGAAGTGCAATATAAATTAGGGAAAACAGAGAATGAATTGTGAGAACCAGGTGTTTCGGCCTCATGGAACAGTTAATGGGTCTGCAGAAATCTTCCAATGGCAAGAAAACACCAATTATTAGGGAAGAGAGAGCTTCACTGTTTGTGAGTTTGTTTTTATGACTTCcgataaataaaagcatatgtgATAAAAAAGTTATGTAACATCTTACAATTGCATTATTtcaataattagaaataaaactgactttatttttgatgtgtttcctTTATTAGGTTCACCATGATGGTCGCAACTTGGTCTTTACTCAAACcacggtttaaaaaaaaattaataaagcacTAAGAGAAATCCCTTCACCCACCAGTGGACGTATCTCAATTGTTAAAATCCCAATTAGTCTCAGAGTTATCAGTGtgtgtggaggggcagggggagcagaagtGAAAGCTTGTAATGATGGATTCTCATGACACGAAACCACTCCTCCCTCTTGGGATGAGACCGGTTCTTAAGAGTAGAGATAACGTGCTATTTCAGGATCGGTGTGTGGGTGAGTAAATTTTCTGtgggaaaaaagtaataaaatccaAAGGACAGCCATAAATCTATCCAGATTACCATGGAGATGACATTTGGATGGTTCTTCAGATGGTGTCAGCATTATTTGCTATAGTTCactattttacatattttcacATTCAACTTCCCTTAGGTTAACCTGCACCAACAAGTGTGGAAGTGTTGACTGTATTTTTGCCTTCGGGTGAGAAATTCACAAGGGCTGTCAATTTCAAAATAGTAATAAtcacaaagaaaacacacaatgtCAACAGCACGCTCGGAGATCCTATTTATTTCGCGGTCACTTACTGTAAGTGCTGTCCTCGTCTTTTGTGCCATCGATGGTTCCATCCGCCTGCAGCTGCAAGTGGTAACCTTGGCGGCTGTAGAGTTTGGTAACTATGCCCTTAAGCTGAGGCTCTGCGAAGAGAAGGAGGATTTGGATCAGTCGGAAAGTTGTGCTTATGTAGTTGAAAAGACGCAGAAGTCAAAATTCTGATTTCATTTACAAACTTTAGCGGAAAAGGTCACACCACAACTTTAAAGAGTCCTCTGAAAGGAAACAGGCAAACAAACTCCCAAGTTTCGGAGGGAATCTCCAAGCTGAAGAAAGCTTTGATTTCTACCTCATCACCTTGGTAAAGCCCTAAAGCTTCTGAGGGCAGCTTGTTTCTGAGAGAGTGTCCCCTGGCTTACAGAGTGGGACTCTAGCTCACTGAGCGTTCGGAACAGGTTGGCAAATGGCATATTCTGCCTTTTAACGATGTGCCACTTCTcatgaggaaggagaaggagaaatacaAAGACAATTTCCAGTTTGACAACGAGGGACCAAAAACACACTCACAAAGACTTCTCTCGGCATTATCACTCTGCTCTTCGAATAACTAGTCCCCTCCATTCTGAGAGCTTTGAAAATGCATAAATAATCTGAAAGCCCGTCAGAAAGGACTTACATTTGGAAATTGGAGCTGTGATACAAAgaaaaggggagaggaggggaaaaaaatccattatcATACCCTGTCCTGTTAATTATCCTTAGGGAAAAGAGGGGGCAAAAAGAGCAGGGTGTTTGTTggtggggaggaaaaggaaattagTTTATACAGCAATATGAGTATCTAAATATGGGTTCTCAGTTACAATGATTTTCAATTATGAATCACCACAGATTTAATAAAGTACCTAATTTACCAGTAAGAACCATGTTATCCAAAATTTGCTTTTAACTGAATGCAGATACCTGCACCAAAATCATATGTATGTGATCATTCACGCCACATAATCATGCTCTGCAACTGCTTCAGCCTTTTTAAAACAAGCCCAATTAACAGCGAATGCCTTGCAAACTTCGTGCAAACAGAAAATGGATGTCTGCCTTTCCAGTCCATAGTGTGTAGAACACATAcagagagaacaaattgatgagTACGTCTGAAATTCAGTATTATTTAGCTCGGTAAAAGTAAGAAAACGGCGTAAAGGATGCATTTGGGGAAGAAGGGCTAAATAAGCTGTATGTTCGCCTTGAAGCTCTACCTTGACGCAACCTAACACCTAGAGCTGTGTGAAATTTCCCCTGGCACGGGGATACCGCGCTACTCTTCTCACGGAATAGGTTCCAAAGGACCTACAATCTGGCTGTGAGTTTGAATTCTCTCTTCAATCCAGCATTTTAGTAGCAAGTAACCAGTTTCACGAGTCTAACCAGATCACTAAGCTCTTGGCCACAAGGTTCTAGGAATCCACTCCCCCCTCTCCAGCAAATGTTTCAACGGTGCACTACAAGTCAAGTCTGTCCCGATAAGCTCAGAAGTGATCGAAGAAACAGAATGCCTAGAGAGCCGAAGCCCATGgcggttttttttttgggggggggggggggaagctggaTCAAGGGAAGGGTCAGAGCTGCAGGGGTAAAGGCAAAGGAGGGTTTCCCCCGGGTTCGCTAGGGCGGGCAGTGGTGTCTGCCCAGCTCGGCGCCTGCAGTTTCCAcgccacacacacagacatacacggCGGACACGTCTGGGTCACGCGTGCCAGAGCCCCCGGGCGTGCACACATGGGGCACGTCTGAAGCTGAGggcgtgcccccccccccccccgtcggCTCTGGCCCCGGGCTCTGCGCCTGTCCCACGGCAGTTGCAATGCAGCAAGCCCGTTACGGCTACGAACGCGGCGAGAAAGCCATCGCTTCCCACGCACGCACACCGGCTAGGTGGCCGCATCCGCACCAGATGGGCCCCCGACAAACTCACCTACGCTTACATACACgccctccagccccctccacactCGTAAAGTATTGGGGGGGACCCCAACCCACCCCAGCCCAAGCCGGCCAAGCGCCCCTTCCAACCTGGTCTCCTTCTGCGCCTCTTCTTGGAGCCGAAGAGTTTGACCCGGGAAAAGACGTTTAACTTGTTTTTGTCGCAGCTGGTCTTGCCTTTGCTGGGGCTGCTGACACACTTGCAGGCGTTGGATTTCTCGCGCTCGCGGGCTTGTCTCTTCTGACGGATCAGCGAGCTGGCGATAGCCGCCGCCATGGCCACGacgcccaccaccaccacttctTTGGCGGCCCCTCTCCGGCTTCGCCTTCGCctccgcctcccgctcctccgcGGCGCGTCCGCTCGGTCTCGCGCCGCGGCCGCCCTCGTCTCCCCGGCCGGCGCTCGCCCGGGCTTCTCGGCGCTCGGCCCGTCAGCCGAGGAGGGGGCTCAGCATGCCGTCCGGGCTCCTGCGGCGGGGGTCCGGCTCCCGCGCGGGCGGGCGGACGGCCTGGGTCCGAGCCGACGCCACAGCCCCGGGCCGGGATCGCGGCGAGACTGGCGGCGGAGGCAGCGCGGCGCGGCTGCGTGCGCTCGGCCCCTGCGCCCCGAGGACACTGTGCGAGTCCAAGTGGCTCGGGTCGGAGTTTGGCGGCACCCCCCCGCCCTGTGCCGCGCGGAGGGGGCCGGAGCGGGGAGGCGGGCGGAGGGAGCGGCGCGGGCGGGAGAGAGGCCGCGAGCGCGGGcggcgggagggaggggggaggaggaggcagcgcGCGGGGGAGCGCGCCCTCGCCCTGGCCCCTCCGAGCCTCCGACTAGTCCTTGCAACTTCGGGGCCTGACGATCGGGAAAAGTTGGCCCGCGCCGGCTGGCCGACGGGGATCAAACAGGTAACGGCCTCGCatctcggcggcggcggcggcggtggtggcggcggcggcggcggcggctgctgctctgggcgcgGCACAGGCTCTGCATAGCAATCCGGTCGCCGCAGGCACCCTCCGGAAGCGCGCCGCGGCCTCCCCgaggcccccctcccccggcGGCCCCTCCCTCCCGGAGCCCAGCCCGCGGgctccccgccgccccgccccccaagGCCCCGGCGGGCCGAGCCGCCGAACACCTGTAGGGGCTCCGGCGCTGCCCCACCGCCCGCGGgttcctgccctcctcctccagagCGGAGCTGCTGGGGGAGGCCGGGATGCAGGGGGCCCCGGGAGGAGGTCGTGGGGCCGGGAAAGCCGGGGGTTgcctggaggtggggggcggTAGGGGGGGCGGCTGTTTCGTTAGTGTTGGACTCTTAGGGGGCCACACTGCCCTGAGCTGGCGCCCCTGGGAAGTTCGCCAgacccccgcgcccccgccctgGTCTGCGACTCACAACAGCCACCTCCcccgaacacacacacacccgccgAGGCATTACGCGCGGCGACACTTGCAGCCCTCCGGGAGAGAGGCCAGGGCTCGAAGACGGGTTCAGCcctcgcggcggcggcggcgggcacTGCAGAGCTGCGCCCGCACACCACGCTGCCACCCAGCGGTTTTCGCTCACTTTCCATTACAGGCCAAGATGTGCGGTCCGAACCCCGCTTTTCCTCCCACCCCAAATCATTGCTTTGAAAGCTTGGGTGGTGTACAGAAAGCGGTGTTGGGGAAACGCGGCGCCGAACCTCGTTATTGAAGTCCTGGCCCCATCTCCAATCTcctaacttctttctttcttttttccctgctcCTCCAGATCTAGCAgcctctctccctccaattcaGGAATCAAGTCTGGCTTTTTGCTTGCCTCTCTCTATTCACAGGTTCTGTCCTTTCCCTGTTCTATATTTTAAcctggagaagaaagaggagtTTCGAGGTCAAAAATGCAACAAAGAGAAGGATCCATCCACAACCCCATCTTCAAAGGGGCACTACTCTTTTACTCTTTTACTTGATTTCTAACACCAGAAAGGAAGCTGCCAAGAGTAGGGCTGCTCTGTCTGGGGGCTGCCACTACACTCCTTTCTggacctctccctcccccctcttcccAGATCTTTTCCAAATTGATACAGACGCAAACAGAACCAAATGCCCAGACCCCCGTCCTTCTTTTCTCGCCTGAGCTCCCAACTAGGAGACCCGTTCAGCCTTCTTAGCCCATCAGAGCTGTATCACCTGACCCTTCTGGAGATTTCCCTGCTCCAGAGGGGAAACTGCTGccacctccccctcccacttGTCCCCAGTCTTGAAATGTCTGCAGCCCTATGGGAAGCTCTGATAGCGGTCTGCAAAGACTGGCTGGAGTGAAGGTTGCAGGACCGAGGTGGAGGGTTGCAGGAGAGTCGTCATTCTAAAGGTCTGCAATTGTCTGCAGGTTAGTCGACTCCTCTGTGTTTTGGGCTTTCCCAAAGGCTCACGGAGGACGGGGTGCAAGAGCGTTTCAGCACCTCAAGCCAATTCAAGCAGCCACTTGAGACACTGATTCATAAGGGAAAAACCCTGGTTGGCTCCCATTGCACTTCGAACGCCTTGAGAATCTGAACTGGGTCTTGGTCAGCACTACATTCCCATCTGCTGGCACAGCTCCTGTCATATAGTTTATGTTCAATAAACAGTTTGTTGAAAATAATTGACAAGTGACTGATTTACATTGCTTCTTAAGAGGAGCAGGATGTTTCCTGGCTCGGAATGAATGGGATTCAAATTCCAGTTACCATGAAGGGAAATAATCTCACCAAAAGAGGCCTCAGAAGACGATGTGACCAGGGCCAAATATTTGGGGTGTGGAATGGACCTTAAGAGGTTTCTACTCCCTCTCAGCATGCTGTTACCTTCCACTGAGCCCCTGGGCCTCTAACGCTCTGGGACTTGTCTGCCCATAGACCGCAAGAATTTTCCTGTCTCCTCGCTTAAGAGAACTCACAGAGGCCTGTGGCTGGAGGGGGATTCATCCCGGGGGAAGGCGAAGGAAAACCATTTGACTTCGGGTCCATACTATGCAATTATCCTATCCAATCGGCTTAGCCATTAGTTACGCAGAGATTTCTCATCCTTTCCTAACTCCCATATGTATTTCACAGGTGCCTCTCAACTCAGAGAAGAATGAATGTAAGTCTCAAATTCTCCAAGGAGAACTGTGCCCAAACCCCATTCACCTTAGGAaggcagaatgaaagaaagaaccaCAGGCCACCCTAGAGAAGGATATTTtgcctttcctttctgtcttACTGCCACTTCACCAGCAGGATGGCATCTGAGCGGGAGAGTGAAGACCTTTCTTTCCACACTTATTTCCACAGTGTCTTTTTCTCCTGTCTTGCTTTGTTCCTACCAGTTCACACTGTATCCTGCTGAATCCCAGGGCACCCATTTGCTCCGCGCTGGTGGGTCCACTCCCCTTTGCTCCTCCCGGACCTCCACTTCCCACTGCACTGCCCACCAAGCTCTCTCCTTAATCATGTTCAGGAAGAAAGCACCCTTAGCTGCTTTCTTCGGCCCCATTCACAGAGAGTTCTAGCCTGGGTGACAGGAGGCATGCGTTTTTAATCCTGTCTCTGCTAATcggctatgtgaccttgggtgtGTCGTTTCTTCTGCTGGGGCTACAGTTTTCCCATCCTTAACATCATCCTTCAGACAAGCTTAATGGCTTTCAAATTGTATTCTGCAGAGCCCTGAGAGTGGGTGGAGAGGCTGTACGTTCCCTCACCTGTGTTTCAACGAGAGCACCTCTGCTTTCCTCTATTTTATATACCTGGGCTCACtgtatgatttctttctttttttttcaagacctattcatttatttgagagagtgcataagctgggggggcagggcagagggagaggaaaagaatctcaagcagactccccactaggcGCGGATGGAACCCAaggactcggggctccatcccaggaccctgagatcgtgacctgagccgaaaccaagagtcggatgcccaacccacagagccacccaggcacccttttatGATTTCTCATTTAGAAAAACAGCAAGAATGATTCCACTGCTAAAACAAAAACGTTTGAAAATCTCTGGATGAGATCTTCCTTAAAGTTTTTCTGCCTCTGAAGCCAATGATTTCTTGGTATACgcccctgtccctgctccctcttatttttcccctcctcatcctccccacccctccccttccccctctcaccCCACCAGAACATAAACCCTAAATTGGACTCCGGAGAGAACTACCACAAGTCTTTTTGGCTCCATTCCTCACGG
This region of Meles meles chromosome X, mMelMel3.1 paternal haplotype, whole genome shotgun sequence genomic DNA includes:
- the FGF13 gene encoding fibroblast growth factor 13 isoform X2, with translation MAAAIASSLIRQKRQAREREKSNACKCVSSPSKGKTSCDKNKLNVFSRVKLFGSKKRRRRRPEPQLKGIVTKLYSRQGYHLQLQADGTIDGTKDEDSTYTLFNLIPVGLRVVAIQGVQTKLYLAMNSEGYLYTSEHFTPECKFKESVFENYYVTYSSMIYRQQQSGRGWYLGLNKEGEIMKGNHVKKNKPAAHFLPKPLKVAMYKEPSLHDLTEFSRSGSGTPTKSRSVSGVLNGGKSMSHNEST